In Ahaetulla prasina isolate Xishuangbanna chromosome 5, ASM2864084v1, whole genome shotgun sequence, the following are encoded in one genomic region:
- the LOC131199481 gene encoding olfactory receptor 52B2-like: MSENLTDNLPPASFILVGIPGLEEYHSWMAVAFCLMYLFALLGNLSLLFLIRMEHSLHEPMYLFLAMLAVADLTLSSSTVPKTLSVLWSYSKEISFDGCLAQMFFTHISFIAESTILLAMAFDRYVAICWPLQYTSILSPSMVAKTGLVALVRSFCVMFPTIFLLKRLPYCGKRVMPHSYCEHMGIARMACANIAVNIWYGFVTTLLSPGLDVFLIAASYLLILRAVFRFPSKDTRLKALGTCGSHVCVILMFYTPAFFSFFAHRFGHGIPQAVLILLANLYQLLPPMLNPVVYAVKTQLIWKRLSRAFGK, encoded by the exons ATGAGTGAGAATCTTACTGA CAACCTCCCTCCTGCTTCCTTCATCCTGGTCGGCATCCCTGGCCTGGAGGAATACCACAGCTGGATGGCGGTGGCCTTCTGCCTGATGTACCTCTTTGCGCTTCTGGGAAACCTCTCCCTGCTCTTCCTCATCCGAATGGAGCACAGCCTCCACGAGCCCATGTACCTCTTCTTGGCCATGCTGGCAGTGGCCGACTTGACCTTGTCGTCCTCCACTGTGCCCAAAACCTTGAGCGTCCTCTGGTCCTACTCCAAGGAAATCTCCTTTGATGGCTGCCTTGCCCAGATGTTCTTCACCCACATCAGCTTCATTGCAGAGTCCACCATCCTGCTGGCCATGGCTTTTGATCGCTACGTTGCCATCTGCTGGCCACTGCAATACACCTCCATCCTGTCTCCCTCCATGGTGGCCAAGACCGGCTTGGTGGCTCTGGTCAGGAGTTTCTGTGTGATGTTCCCGACCATCTTCCTCCTCAAGAGGCTGCCTTACTGTGGGAAAAGGGTGATGCCCCACTCCTACTGCGAGCACATGGGCATTGCCCGCATGGCCTGTGCCAATATCGCTGTCAACATTTGGTACGGCTTTGTGACAACCCTTCTGTCTCCCGGCTTAGACGTTTTCCTCATTGCTGCTTCTTACCTCCTGATCCTCAGAGCTGTCTTCAGGTTTCCTTCCAAAGACACCCGCCTGAAGGCCCTGGGGACCTGCGGCTCTCACGTCTGCGTCATCCTGATGTTTTACACCCcagccttcttctccttctttgccCACCGGTTCGGCCATGGCATCCCCCAGGCTGTCCTCATCCTCCTGGCCAATCTCTACCAACTGCTGCCACCAATGCTCAACCCCGTGGTCTATGCCGTAAAAACCCAGCTGATCTGGAAGAGGCTCAGCAGGGCCTTCGGCAAGTGA
- the LOC131199342 gene encoding olfactory receptor 51L1-like codes for MPVKAAKEKSLKAFDGLVAIQNPLRYTSVLTNGTVIKIGEGGAIRSVCLVLPGPILMSLQEIGSINVLSYSMCLHPDLLKLVHSDRRNSSVYGLILMLSSTGVDSVLLVLSYFLILKTFLGVASKEEGFWELSTCVSHLCAVCSFYVPMVGLSMIHRFGRQAGRRPPITFILIANAFLLVPPVTSPIVYSVKTKQIRIWILKKFQRERELESEALVQDRRQSLFGQSGHPPFLV; via the exons ATGCCTGTGAAAGCAGCCAAAGAAAAGAGCCTGAAGG CTTTCGATGGCTTGGTGGCCATCCAGAACCCTCTGAGATACACAAGTGTTTTGACCAATGGGACGGTGATTAAGATTGGGGAGGGAGGCGCCATCCGATCCGTTTGCCTTGTCCTGCCAGGTCCCATCCTTATGAGTCTTCAGGAAATTGGAAGCATAAATGTGCTTTCCTACTCCATGTGTTTGCACCCGGATCTCCTGAAGTTAGTTCATTCAGATAGAAGGAACAGCAGCGTCTATGGTCTGATACTTATGCTCTCATCCACAGGGGTGGATTCAGTCCTGCTGGTCCTCTCCTACTTCTTGATCCTCAAGACCTTCCTGGGAGTTGCCTCCAAGGAGGAAGGCTTCTGGGAGCTCAGCACCTGCGTCTCTCACCTCTGTGCAGTCTGTAGCTTCTACGTCCCCATGGTTGGGCTCAGCATGATCCATCGGTTTGGGAGGCAGGCAG GCAGACGCCCCCCCATCACCTTCATCCTCATTGCCAATGCTTTTTTATTAGTGCCCCCTGTGACCAGCCCCATTGTGTACAGTGTGAAGACCAAACAAATCCGCATTTGGATCCTGAAGAAGTTTCAGAGGGAGAGAGAACTTG AATCAGAAGCTCTGGTGCAGGACAGGAGACAAAGCTTGTTCGGTCAAAGTGGCCACCCACCTTTCTTGGTCTGA